In Helicobacter bilis, a genomic segment contains:
- a CDS encoding sigma-54-dependent transcriptional regulator, with translation MKIAIVEDDINMRKSLEFFFSDYKDLNIVSFKNPKDALKSLDDSFELVITDINMPQMDGLEFLNKLNGRYEAIVITGNATLNKAIESIRLGVKDFFQKPFEPQELLEAIYRTKKLVEFNKNHKQTPQSTKKILSKEKLFKSSSKKLEEAKTLALRAAPTDASVLLLGASGVGKEVFARFIHENSKRKDAPFLALNMAAIPENLLESELFGYEKGAFTDATAPKPGLLESAQGGSIFLDEIGEMPMGLQAKLLRALQEREIMRLGSAKPIKIDVRFIAATNANIQEKIANQEFREDLFFRLQTVPIKIPPLKERTEEILPLALSHVEEVCTHYGFQQKTFSKEAQEKMLAYTWPGNIRELLSVVERSCILSEGDIIEANDLYLDEREKGLFN, from the coding sequence ATGAAAATAGCCATTGTCGAAGATGATATTAATATGCGAAAAAGCCTTGAATTCTTTTTTTCAGATTACAAAGACCTAAATATTGTAAGCTTTAAAAACCCAAAAGATGCGCTAAAATCCCTTGATGATAGCTTTGAGCTAGTCATTACAGACATTAATATGCCTCAAATGGACGGGCTAGAGTTTCTTAATAAACTCAATGGGCGATATGAAGCCATCGTAATCACAGGCAATGCCACGCTTAATAAAGCTATAGAATCTATCCGCCTTGGCGTAAAAGACTTTTTTCAAAAGCCATTTGAACCGCAAGAATTGCTTGAAGCCATATATCGCACAAAAAAGCTAGTGGAATTTAATAAAAATCATAAGCAAACACCACAAAGCACAAAAAAGATTCTAAGCAAAGAAAAGCTTTTTAAATCAAGCTCAAAAAAGCTAGAAGAAGCAAAGACACTAGCCCTCCGTGCCGCCCCAACTGATGCAAGTGTGCTGCTACTTGGTGCAAGCGGTGTGGGTAAAGAAGTCTTTGCGCGTTTTATCCATGAAAACTCAAAGCGTAAAGACGCGCCATTTCTAGCATTAAACATGGCTGCCATACCAGAAAATCTTTTAGAATCTGAACTCTTTGGCTATGAAAAAGGTGCATTTACAGATGCCACAGCCCCAAAGCCCGGGCTTTTAGAATCTGCACAAGGTGGAAGCATATTTTTAGATGAAATCGGCGAAATGCCTATGGGACTGCAAGCAAAACTATTGCGAGCCTTACAAGAGAGAGAAATCATGCGATTAGGCAGTGCAAAGCCCATAAAAATTGATGTGAGATTTATTGCTGCTACAAACGCAAATATACAAGAAAAAATCGCAAATCAAGAGTTTAGAGAAGATCTTTTCTTTCGATTGCAAACCGTGCCTATTAAGATCCCACCATTAAAAGAACGCACAGAAGAGATTCTGCCACTTGCCCTAAGCCATGTAGAAGAGGTTTGCACGCATTATGGCTTTCAGCAAAAGACTTTTAGCAAAGAGGCACAAGAAAAAATGTTAGCATACACTTGGCCGGGTAACATACGAGAACTTTTGAGTGTCGTTGAGAGATCATGTATTCTAAGCGAGGGCGATATTATCGAAGCAAATGATTTATACCTTGATGAACGAGAAAAGGGATTGTTTAACTAA
- a CDS encoding mechanosensitive ion channel domain-containing protein, with translation MSLHSVRIVYFIFFILCGLNAFATQADSIPTQDSIESKNFVATKNTTLQSYIEQLKQLDMALHKTESIWLKRYENFKSYHDISNEITDLEKEALLAPLEAQKTHRLVTLKKQQNLLEQYRTKPFGELLDKPMLEAAPTLTNPFEIFSAFSYIKHISSIKANMQHNQQDLDKLLTIIDKKSTILNEITQNTKISNTEKKPYKDALAITQEQNLELQSARNILETTIDVFNKDADEIEANLEYQIKNQILKLIYIGIGILLSIVIAFFLKLIAKRYIEHHERAYTTSKVINVFNITIIFLILLFAYIDNATYAVAMVGFASAGVAIAMKDMFMSTLGWLVIVVGGSIHVGDRIRVKKENEVFIGDVLDISMLRITIYDDITQTSYRENHRAGRLIFIPNNYIFTNLISNYTYGDLKNIWDSVSVCITFDSNITKAKKIALEVASTHAKLYTEQTRSQMQRMRDRFALAHSALNVDPRVFNFVKENGMDISVWFQNYAYGTLKLKSVIAQEIVEKFLNEDDIHIAYPITRIVYEKANGLGEAQDTLTRFNPH, from the coding sequence ATGAGTTTGCATAGCGTAAGGATTGTGTATTTTATATTTTTTATCTTGTGTGGTCTAAACGCTTTTGCGACGCAGGCAGATTCCATACCAACACAAGATTCTATTGAATCTAAAAATTTTGTAGCGACAAAAAATACCACATTGCAATCTTATATAGAGCAGTTAAAACAGCTTGATATGGCATTGCATAAAACAGAGAGTATATGGCTGAAAAGATATGAAAATTTTAAAAGCTATCACGACATTTCAAATGAAATAACAGATCTTGAGAAAGAAGCCCTATTAGCCCCACTTGAAGCACAAAAGACACATAGACTAGTTACACTAAAAAAGCAGCAAAATCTCTTAGAGCAATATCGCACAAAGCCCTTTGGAGAATTGCTTGATAAACCCATGCTTGAAGCCGCACCAACACTTACAAATCCATTTGAAATATTTAGCGCATTCTCCTACATTAAACACATATCAAGCATAAAGGCAAATATGCAACACAATCAGCAAGATTTAGATAAACTACTCACTATAATAGACAAAAAAAGCACAATCCTAAATGAAATCACACAAAACACAAAAATAAGCAATACAGAAAAAAAGCCCTATAAAGACGCACTAGCAATCACACAAGAACAGAATCTCGAGTTGCAGAGTGCTAGAAATATCCTTGAAACAACAATAGATGTATTCAACAAAGACGCCGATGAGATCGAAGCAAACCTAGAATATCAAATCAAAAATCAGATTCTAAAACTCATCTACATTGGCATTGGAATCTTACTTAGCATAGTTATAGCCTTTTTCCTAAAACTCATCGCAAAACGCTATATAGAACATCACGAAAGAGCCTATACTACAAGCAAAGTTATCAATGTCTTTAACATTACGATTATTTTTCTCATTTTGCTATTTGCATATATCGATAATGCGACCTATGCGGTGGCAATGGTAGGTTTTGCTTCTGCTGGTGTGGCTATCGCTATGAAAGATATGTTTATGAGCACACTTGGCTGGCTTGTGATTGTGGTTGGTGGCAGCATACATGTTGGCGATAGAATCAGAGTAAAGAAAGAGAATGAGGTATTTATCGGCGATGTATTGGATATATCTATGTTACGCATTACAATCTATGATGATATTACGCAGACTTCATATAGGGAAAATCATCGTGCAGGACGACTTATCTTTATCCCAAATAACTACATTTTTACAAACCTAATCTCAAATTACACTTATGGGGATTTGAAAAATATATGGGATAGTGTGTCTGTGTGTATCACTTTTGATTCTAATATCACAAAGGCAAAAAAAATAGCCCTTGAAGTCGCAAGCACACATGCAAAGCTTTATACAGAACAAACTAGAAGTCAAATGCAAAGAATGCGAGATAGATTCGCCCTAGCTCACTCTGCCCTAAATGTCGATCCACGCGTATTTAACTTTGTAAAAGAAAATGGCATGGATATTTCTGTATGGTTTCAAAACTATGCTTATGGCACACTGAAACTAAAAAGTGTAATAGCCCAAGAAATAGTAGAAAAATTTTTAAACGAAGATGATATTCATATCGCCTATCCTATTACACGCATTGTGTATGAGAAGGCAAATGGCTTGGGAGAAGCACAGGATACTTTGACTAGGTTTAATCCGCATTAA
- the aroB gene encoding 3-dehydroquinate synthase, which yields MKKNIIVNTGSQKYPVTIGKISSLKFEDKNILLITSKNLEHLYLEYVLSIIKAKSVSVCIIDDGETHKNMQTIDKILESAFSHKLHRNALMIALGGGVITDMVGFASGIFQRGIDFISIPTTLLAMVDASVGGKCGVNNKYGKNLIGLFHQPKQVFVDTIFLRTLPEREFLAGVAEIIKIFACFEYALLQDFNMRDIEFYIQRSIELKASVVTQDEKEKHGLRALLNYGHTFGHAIELESEYSEFLHGEAVSMGIVMANRLSVKLGILSSEISDFIHDLLKRVGLPTQYKIKDIDTFYNAFFYDKKSLDSKLHFVLLESKEVIKADIHNDIDKQILYEVLHEFA from the coding sequence ATGAAAAAAAACATTATAGTAAATACGGGATCACAAAAATATCCGGTTACAATAGGCAAAATATCATCATTAAAATTTGAAGATAAAAATATACTTCTTATCACTTCAAAAAATTTAGAGCATCTGTATTTAGAATATGTGTTATCCATCATAAAAGCTAAAAGTGTGAGCGTTTGTATTATTGATGATGGTGAGACACATAAGAATATGCAAACAATAGATAAGATTCTAGAATCTGCTTTTTCGCACAAACTGCATAGAAATGCTTTAATGATAGCACTTGGTGGCGGTGTGATTACAGATATGGTGGGCTTTGCTAGTGGGATATTTCAAAGAGGGATTGATTTTATTAGCATTCCTACCACTTTGCTTGCTATGGTTGATGCAAGTGTGGGTGGTAAATGTGGGGTAAATAATAAATATGGTAAAAACTTAATTGGCTTATTTCATCAGCCAAAACAAGTATTTGTTGATACTATATTCTTACGCACACTGCCAGAGAGAGAGTTTTTAGCAGGTGTAGCAGAGATTATAAAGATTTTTGCGTGTTTTGAATATGCTTTATTGCAAGATTTTAATATGCGTGATATTGAGTTTTATATCCAAAGAAGCATAGAGTTAAAAGCTAGTGTTGTAACACAAGATGAAAAAGAGAAGCATGGATTAAGGGCGTTGCTAAATTATGGGCACACTTTTGGTCATGCCATAGAATTAGAGAGTGAATATAGTGAGTTTTTGCACGGCGAGGCAGTTAGCATGGGGATTGTCATGGCAAATAGGCTTTCAGTTAAGCTTGGTATATTATCAAGTGAGATTAGCGATTTTATCCATGATTTACTTAAAAGAGTGGGACTACCCACGCAGTATAAAATAAAAGATATAGATACTTTTTATAATGCGTTTTTCTATGATAAAAAAAGTCTTGATTCTAAACTCCATTTTGTTTTACTTGAATCAAAGGAAGTAATCAAAGCAGATATTCATAATGATATAGACAAACAGATTCTCTATGAGGTATTGCATGAGTTTGCATAG
- a CDS encoding dynamin family protein, with product MEIVSHFSQLIYQEKIPNNLADTLKNLINTQKDTLLSLPPKLQALILSTHSTNINLYEKSETFQSIYTQCMPQYKLNIESIKLLQYALLSVVNAAELKHLKAHILRLNAAELITNQHARSLANFCTQSAFQAQQVKEEHKILNLKTLSIELSQILKRLHELKLHDKYYNTLNTIYTNAQNHKFSIGITGVLSAGKSTFLNALLGKEILGSSTIPETANLTILKYRDTESAEVFFWNTNEWEELKKAGQYDKSLQSFVVESERIFGDRLKSYIADTTKSESITLDKLSTYTSANHESKLCNLVKEVALFTPLKFLQNGVEIVDTPGLDDPITKREEITKDYITQCDLLIHVMNASCVATQIDIDFILESLLGQNISRLLIVLTRIDLIGEKELAQSLEYTKTSLATQLKKAEYSGDIDSIIERIDFIPVASFLALLHKTNREEEALNQGFSLEKTGILAVEEYLDKMLLGENSMKQKDILYLAYRGFLKTIEQCREEMRIESSLLNASENELEEMIANLKKEQNKLSLQLDSKKQELNAKQDEMQEFLSVLQNSMQKSLKREQERLQTRIFDEATYSYTKGTQVDSKRIEEILESGLSDCFSDVSRDFKYKLAKKITQILLDENSDIKQPKVSFHAPKEQISKSVATLKDSIPKAINSCGKGKENELSIKLQEIFNESFSHFTQILMEKNKEVETKFLEYFSQILQAQEEIIKTQITEKDSILQDTLEKRKQNYTQEMRDAMQTKQTELTHIAEELAYITQALK from the coding sequence ATGGAGATTGTATCGCATTTTTCTCAACTCATCTATCAAGAAAAGATTCCAAACAATCTAGCAGATACACTAAAAAATCTAATCAACACACAAAAAGATACCCTACTCTCTCTACCACCAAAACTTCAAGCCCTAATCCTATCAACACATAGCACAAATATCAATCTCTATGAAAAAAGCGAGACTTTCCAATCCATTTACACACAATGTATGCCACAATATAAACTCAATATAGAATCTATAAAGTTACTACAATACGCACTTTTAAGCGTTGTAAATGCAGCGGAGTTAAAGCATTTAAAAGCACATATCCTGCGACTAAATGCAGCAGAATTAATCACAAATCAACACGCAAGAAGCCTTGCAAACTTTTGCACACAAAGTGCATTCCAAGCACAGCAGGTAAAAGAAGAGCATAAGATTCTAAACCTTAAAACACTCTCTATTGAACTCTCACAGATTCTAAAACGACTACACGAGTTAAAACTCCATGATAAATACTACAATACCCTAAATACAATCTATACAAACGCACAAAATCATAAATTCTCAATAGGAATCACAGGCGTATTAAGTGCTGGTAAAAGCACATTTCTAAACGCCTTATTAGGCAAAGAAATACTAGGTAGCTCAACAATCCCAGAGACAGCAAATCTAACGATTCTAAAATACAGAGATACAGAATCTGCAGAAGTGTTTTTCTGGAATACAAATGAATGGGAAGAGCTTAAAAAAGCAGGGCAGTATGATAAGAGTTTGCAAAGCTTTGTAGTAGAGAGTGAAAGAATCTTTGGCGATAGACTAAAAAGCTACATAGCAGATACTACAAAGAGTGAAAGCATAACACTTGATAAACTAAGCACTTACACTTCCGCAAACCATGAAAGCAAACTATGCAATCTAGTGAAAGAAGTAGCCCTTTTTACCCCGCTAAAATTCTTGCAAAATGGCGTTGAAATCGTGGATACACCCGGGCTTGATGACCCCATCACAAAACGAGAAGAGATTACAAAAGACTATATTACACAATGTGATTTACTTATCCATGTGATGAATGCAAGTTGTGTAGCAACTCAAATTGACATTGATTTCATCTTAGAATCTCTTTTAGGGCAAAATATCTCAAGGCTGCTTATCGTGCTAACAAGGATTGATCTAATCGGTGAAAAAGAGTTAGCCCAATCGCTTGAATACACAAAGACAAGCCTAGCCACCCAACTCAAAAAAGCAGAATATAGCGGCGATATAGATTCTATAATTGAGCGAATTGACTTTATCCCTGTTGCAAGTTTCTTAGCACTTCTGCATAAGACAAATAGAGAAGAAGAGGCTCTAAATCAGGGCTTTTCTCTAGAAAAAACGGGGATTTTAGCAGTTGAAGAGTATTTAGACAAAATGCTACTTGGTGAAAATAGTATGAAGCAAAAAGATATTTTATACCTTGCTTATCGTGGCTTTTTAAAGACAATAGAGCAATGCAGGGAAGAAATGCGTATAGAATCTAGCCTTTTAAATGCCTCTGAAAATGAGCTAGAAGAGATGATTGCAAACCTAAAGAAAGAGCAAAACAAGCTATCTTTACAGCTAGATTCTAAAAAGCAAGAATTGAATGCAAAACAAGATGAAATGCAAGAGTTTCTAAGCGTATTGCAAAATAGTATGCAAAAAAGCTTAAAAAGAGAACAAGAAAGACTACAAACTAGAATCTTTGATGAAGCGACATATAGCTATACAAAAGGCACACAGGTAGATTCTAAGCGGATAGAAGAGATTCTAGAATCTGGACTTAGTGATTGTTTTAGCGATGTAAGCAGGGATTTTAAATATAAGCTTGCTAAAAAAATCACTCAAATATTACTTGATGAAAATAGCGATATAAAGCAGCCAAAAGTTAGCTTTCACGCACCAAAGGAACAAATCTCAAAGAGTGTTGCAACGCTAAAAGATTCTATCCCTAAGGCTATTAATAGCTGTGGTAAGGGAAAAGAAAATGAACTCTCAATCAAACTACAAGAAATCTTTAATGAATCCTTTAGCCATTTCACACAAATCCTTATGGAAAAAAATAAAGAAGTAGAAACAAAATTTTTAGAATATTTTTCACAGATACTGCAAGCCCAAGAAGAGATTATAAAAACACAAATCACAGAAAAAGATTCTATATTGCAAGACACATTAGAAAAAAGAAAGCAAAACTACACACAAGAAATGCGAGATGCTATGCAAACAAAACAAACAGAACTCACACATATCGCAGAAGAGCTTGCCTATATCACACAAGCATTGAAATAG
- a CDS encoding aldo/keto reductase, whose product MQYITLNNGVKIPSIGLGTYGLCGQKSIEIIQNALHIGYRLFDTAQMYENEKEVLLPFFISNISLKILYFSRSK is encoded by the coding sequence ATGCAATATATCACTCTAAATAATGGCGTAAAAATACCTAGCATTGGGCTTGGGACTTATGGACTTTGTGGGCAAAAGAGCATAGAGATAATACAAAATGCCTTGCATATTGGATACAGACTCTTTGATACCGCACAAATGTATGAGAATGAAAAGGAAGTGCTGCTACCATTTTTTATCTCTAATATTTCTCTTAAAATATTATATTTTTCACGCTCTAAGTGA
- the ald gene encoding alanine dehydrogenase, whose protein sequence is MVIGCPKEIKVHEYRVGLTPSNVHEYKEAGHKVLIEHDAGSAIGFSDEEYHRAGATIVDKETLFKQSDMIVKVKEPIESEYSYFKEGQILFTYLHLAADRKLTDMLLEKKINAVAYETIKVRNVLPCLAPMSSIAGRLAVIESAKYIQKTFGGNGVLLSGIPGTPKGKITIIGAGVVGLNAAQLAVGIGADVTILDIDTARLAYVDQMFNMRIHTLFSSRANLLASIADSDAVIGAVLIPGAKAPKLVKKDDLQCMKTGAILTDVAIDQGGCFETSKPTTHNDPVFDVDGILHYCVANMPGAVAKTATLALTDSTLNFGLSIAKLGVKEAALKDSGILEGLNTYNGKCTYKGVSDAFGIAYTDAKDALC, encoded by the coding sequence ATGGTTATTGGCTGTCCAAAGGAAATTAAAGTGCATGAATATCGCGTTGGTTTAACGCCATCAAATGTGCATGAATATAAAGAAGCTGGACATAAAGTCCTTATCGAGCATGATGCTGGAAGTGCGATTGGCTTTAGTGATGAGGAATACCACAGGGCTGGTGCTACAATCGTTGATAAAGAAACATTATTTAAACAAAGCGATATGATTGTAAAGGTAAAAGAGCCTATTGAGAGTGAATATAGCTATTTCAAAGAAGGGCAGATTCTTTTTACTTATTTGCATTTAGCGGCTGATAGAAAACTAACAGATATGCTACTTGAAAAAAAGATTAATGCAGTGGCGTATGAGACGATCAAAGTGCGTAATGTATTGCCTTGTTTAGCCCCTATGAGTTCTATTGCTGGGCGACTTGCCGTTATAGAATCTGCGAAATACATTCAAAAAACCTTTGGTGGCAATGGAGTGCTTCTTAGTGGGATTCCGGGGACTCCAAAGGGTAAAATCACAATTATTGGTGCTGGTGTAGTAGGATTAAATGCAGCACAACTTGCAGTGGGAATTGGTGCAGATGTAACGATACTTGATATTGATACGGCTAGACTTGCGTATGTGGATCAAATGTTTAATATGCGGATTCACACGCTTTTTAGCTCTCGTGCCAATTTACTTGCTAGTATCGCAGATTCTGATGCGGTGATTGGTGCGGTATTAATACCGGGTGCAAAAGCACCAAAACTTGTAAAAAAAGATGATTTGCAATGTATGAAAACAGGAGCAATCCTTACAGATGTAGCAATCGATCAAGGCGGTTGCTTTGAGACTTCAAAGCCTACAACTCATAATGATCCCGTGTTTGATGTTGATGGAATCTTGCATTATTGTGTGGCAAATATGCCCGGGGCTGTGGCAAAAACGGCAACTTTGGCTTTAACAGATTCTACACTTAACTTTGGCTTAAGCATAGCAAAGCTAGGTGTAAAAGAAGCAGCATTAAAAGATAGCGGAATCTTAGAAGGGCTTAATACCTACAATGGTAAATGCACTTATAAAGGTGTGAGTGATGCCTTTGGTATCGCATATACTGATGCAAAAGATGCATTGTGCTAA
- a CDS encoding MnmC family methyltransferase, translating into MAIYNNIIQGVDKSFSVYNATYKQSYHSKSLGAYSETLLKHIYPALFFQQHGSFCDENTRKSFLTQVDSIQKYYKINTDLTPLQHILKTLTESIQTQNLTRPLRILDICFGLGYNAMLSLKYFQTCEIYSPEKDYFLQELYNFPYHNIAQSKTILHTLHTHSLYQNNTQTLYYLHGDALKILSSFSAGFFDIVFQDAFSQAHNKELWDAKYFQTLYNITKTPCIITTYAKAKVVLEAAQKAGFQTLKYVWGSVFYK; encoded by the coding sequence ATGGCAATTTATAATAATATAATTCAGGGCGTAGATAAAAGCTTTAGTGTCTATAACGCCACTTATAAGCAAAGCTATCATTCAAAAAGTCTTGGGGCTTATAGTGAAACGCTATTAAAGCATATTTATCCTGCTTTATTCTTTCAGCAACATGGTAGTTTTTGTGATGAAAACACAAGAAAATCCTTTTTAACACAAGTGGATTCCATACAAAAATACTATAAAATCAACACAGATTTAACTCCACTGCAACACATTCTAAAAACCCTTACAGAATCTATACAAACACAGAATCTCACTCGCCCATTACGCATACTAGATATTTGCTTTGGACTTGGTTATAATGCCATGCTTAGTTTAAAATACTTTCAAACATGCGAGATTTACTCACCAGAAAAAGACTATTTCTTACAAGAACTTTATAATTTTCCATATCATAATATCGCACAAAGCAAAACAATCTTACATACACTTCACACGCATTCACTCTATCAAAATAACACACAAACACTTTATTATTTGCATGGCGATGCCCTTAAGATTCTATCAAGCTTTAGTGCTGGCTTTTTTGATATTGTATTTCAAGACGCTTTTAGTCAAGCCCATAATAAAGAGCTATGGGATGCAAAATATTTTCAAACACTCTATAACATTACAAAAACCCCATGTATTATCACAACTTATGCAAAGGCAAAAGTCGTGCTTGAAGCAGCACAAAAAGCAGGATTTCAAACACTAAAATATGTATGGGGTAGCGTGTTTTATAAATAG
- the ribD gene encoding bifunctional diaminohydroxyphosphoribosylaminopyrimidine deaminase/5-amino-6-(5-phosphoribosylamino)uracil reductase RibD, translated as MKYDSDSFFMRIALDYAWSFQTLTLPNPCVGSLVLCDNTIIALQAHKKAGSPHAEVLACKEAFLYKITHDEVAKRAVLESCKKQGLNKDNTLSYLINTLQNMQNSKHIHEFITAYHSGIFHNCEFFVTLEPCNHYGKTPPCAELLKTIAPKRIIIAHEDSTPKASGGANTLAHIPITHGILRDEAHKLLFPFLQWQKKRNFTLFKIAHRLHGDYKNGIISNEDSRIFTHNMRCIADYIIISGATLREDNPLLDTRFSLPFYQQDSINPKILILSKTMQEKDLKNYNIAHRNVSIIRSAREIPSSGFKIIEGGFAFLNSLLQDIETENAMPIDCIMGYIAPAFNLDEDIVHKAMIESNRNENKIQYTLAHTTTLTDFWLQKANKTIRGNETIANILYYLFAT; from the coding sequence ATGAAGTATGATTCGGATTCTTTTTTTATGCGTATTGCACTAGATTATGCGTGGAGTTTTCAGACATTGACACTGCCAAATCCTTGTGTTGGGTCGCTTGTGCTTTGTGATAATACAATAATTGCACTACAAGCACACAAAAAGGCTGGATCGCCGCATGCTGAAGTGCTTGCATGCAAAGAAGCATTTTTGTATAAAATTACACATGATGAAGTAGCTAAAAGAGCAGTTTTAGAATCTTGTAAAAAGCAGGGATTAAATAAAGATAATACTTTATCGTATCTTATAAATACATTACAAAATATGCAAAATTCTAAACATATACATGAATTTATCACAGCTTATCATAGTGGTATATTTCATAATTGCGAATTTTTTGTAACACTGGAGCCATGCAATCATTATGGCAAAACACCACCTTGTGCAGAACTCTTAAAGACAATAGCGCCAAAACGAATTATTATCGCTCATGAAGATAGCACACCAAAAGCAAGTGGCGGGGCTAACACATTGGCACATATTCCCATTACACATGGAATCTTAAGAGATGAAGCACATAAACTTCTTTTTCCTTTTTTGCAATGGCAAAAAAAGCGAAATTTTACTCTATTTAAGATCGCACATAGACTGCATGGCGATTATAAAAATGGCATTATTAGCAATGAAGATTCTAGAATCTTTACGCATAATATGCGTTGCATCGCTGATTATATTATCATATCTGGGGCTACTTTGAGAGAGGATAATCCGCTGCTTGATACGCGTTTTTCGCTGCCATTTTATCAACAAGATTCTATAAATCCAAAGATTTTAATCTTAAGTAAAACTATGCAAGAAAAGGATCTCAAAAACTATAATATAGCCCATAGAAATGTATCTATTATTCGATCTGCTAGGGAGATTCCAAGTAGTGGGTTTAAGATTATTGAGGGGGGATTTGCATTTCTTAATTCATTGTTGCAAGATATAGAGACAGAGAATGCCATGCCAATTGATTGCATTATGGGTTATATTGCCCCCGCCTTTAATCTAGATGAAGATATAGTGCATAAAGCTATGATAGAGTCTAATAGAAATGAAAACAAGATTCAATACACACTAGCACATACAACTACACTGACAGATTTTTGGTTGCAAAAGGCAAATAAAACAATAAGGGGTAATGAAACTATAGCAAACATATTGTATTACCTATTCGCTACATAG